In Bartonella bovis 91-4, the following proteins share a genomic window:
- the rpsP gene encoding 30S ribosomal protein S16, whose translation MALKIRLSRGGSKKRPYYHIVVADVRSPRDGRFLERVGAWNPMLPKDQQRVKLNEERIQYWLGHGAQPTDRVLRFLDAAGLKKRPARNNPHKGEPGKKAQERAAAEKQAAEEASASIAEKAVSEEVAASEEV comes from the coding sequence ATGGCATTAAAAATTCGTTTGTCTCGTGGGGGCTCAAAGAAGCGTCCTTATTACCATATTGTTGTTGCGGATGTGCGTAGTCCGCGCGATGGGCGTTTTCTTGAGCGTGTTGGTGCATGGAATCCCATGTTGCCTAAAGATCAACAGCGCGTGAAGCTAAACGAAGAACGTATTCAATATTGGCTTGGTCATGGTGCTCAGCCGACAGATCGTGTTTTGCGATTTTTGGATGCTGCTGGTTTGAAAAAACGTCCAGCACGTAACAACCCACACAAAGGTGAGCCTGGTAAAAAAGCACAAGAGCGTGCTGCAGCAGAAAAGCAAGCTGCTGAAGAAGCATCAGCTTCAATTGCTGAAAAAGCTGTATCAGAAGAGGTTGCTGCATCAGAAGAAGTATGA
- a CDS encoding NAD-glutamate dehydrogenase → MSKQETLDIKNNQKQLVKILFAHTDKEDIACYKKDELEKAAAIAAQALSLHQAGKSTICFEQKELTRSGKPITAITLVNDNKPFLLDSVLNVFNQQVSHIYLIAHPVLDCPSGQRISLIQIHIEALSKQKAKILKDELTLVLEQVNAAVQDWKPMLEELKKHIHAYQTNLPQNYQKEGEKAIEFLNWLTDNNFIFLGMRTYNFIKNKEPQNSLKAGNVELGILTDASIRIIGDTHVEERPQEVLSFMENNDLLIVTKANSRSKIHRPIWLDYIGIKIFNKEGRVCGELRIVGLFTSSAYTRSVLQIPFLKEKAQTIIQRLGYNQADYSGKALINVLETYPRDEMFRSDVDTLTENAELILQLDERPRLRVLAHTDSFGRFISILVYVPRDQYSSNIPEKIGTYFVDIYEGDFFESYPLFLESTLIRIHYIIHRKGNNSVPAIERTTLEQHIRSITRNWEDNVQAVALAHKATEQQTLLASQFPNSYRDLFSAEDAIVDADHILSLNDEKPLFVTFYHTHHKEKHNIALRLFHRHEALALSIRVPLLENMGFRVIAEQTLELPDGHGKYVYLHDMLLESAFQTCIDLNKNGQKHAETFEAIWAKDADDDAFNALTQTAQLDWREIVILRHYGRYLQQAGIPYSQKRVAQTLNAYPDITKDLYALFHLKFHPSHKEKERQNNEQIIQQRIEEKLQMVPNLDDDLILRRYRNLIAASLRTNAFVPLPNGNPRRILATKLDPRQIEGLPEPRPYREIFVYGPEVEGVHLRFGPIARGGIRWSDRALDYRTEVLDLVKAQQVKNAVIVPVGAKGGFYPHHLPKTDDRAVVAEAARQAYIDYITALLSITDNLINSKISAPTNVIRHDGDDPYFVVAADKGTATFSDTANAISQADNFWLDDAFASGGSAGYDHKAIGITAKGAWEAVKRHFRELFDHNIQTTPFSCVGVGDMSGDVFGNGMLLSKQTKLIAAFDHRDIFIDPEPNIAESYAERMRLFQLPRSSWQDYDKAKLSKGGGIFSRAAKTITLSPEAAQAIGFEKQTGTPFEIITAILKAPVDLLWFGGIGTYIRATTETDAQVGDRANDALRITGEQVRAKVIGEGANLGLTQRGRIEYVLNGGRCNTDAIDNSAGVNCSDLEVNIKIVLASAMRAQMLTRKARDTLLKQMTPQVEQLVLRNNYLQTLALSLAENRGIIDLPYQARFIHDLEQKKLLDRRVEILPDDQILRQRMDQGQSLTRPELAVILAYAKLTLQEEITSNSIVDNRYFDATLLNYFPTQLQKSFKNEIIDHQLRRDIIATLIANDIVNRGGPTFVSRLQDKTGQKVENIIRVFIAIRDGFEIPQLSDQIDNLDNKIPGLVQNKFYAAITSMLFETTNWGLLNIDLSVPLEELVTTIQQARKTIEKQLTHSNNKDIHEKIAEKIALYSEQGIPNTLAKQLALLETAPMICDISLIAKQSQSDLTKTAKIYFSLTQIIRVNRINEASQTIPVLDYYDGMVLSQAKENIAENVRRIVIKILKNYGDKNDPLAAWLKTEEDKICDVTNRIGALIENDLNISRFIFAANMIAQLKNIAFQT, encoded by the coding sequence ATGTCAAAACAAGAAACATTGGATATCAAGAATAATCAAAAGCAATTAGTAAAAATCCTCTTTGCCCATACCGATAAAGAAGATATTGCGTGTTATAAAAAAGATGAGCTCGAAAAAGCTGCAGCTATCGCTGCTCAAGCACTCAGCTTACATCAAGCAGGAAAAAGCACCATTTGCTTTGAACAAAAAGAACTAACGCGTAGTGGCAAACCTATAACAGCTATCACACTTGTCAACGATAACAAACCTTTTCTGCTTGATTCTGTTTTAAATGTCTTTAACCAACAAGTAAGCCACATTTATTTGATTGCACATCCTGTTCTTGATTGCCCTTCTGGACAACGCATTAGCCTTATACAAATTCATATTGAAGCATTAAGCAAACAAAAAGCTAAAATACTCAAAGATGAGCTCACTTTAGTCCTTGAACAAGTCAATGCCGCTGTGCAAGACTGGAAACCTATGTTGGAGGAACTTAAAAAGCACATCCACGCCTATCAAACAAACCTCCCACAAAATTACCAAAAAGAAGGTGAAAAAGCCATTGAGTTTCTTAACTGGCTTACAGATAATAATTTTATCTTCCTTGGAATGCGCACTTATAACTTCATTAAAAATAAAGAACCCCAAAACAGTTTGAAAGCTGGCAATGTTGAATTGGGTATTCTCACAGATGCCTCCATTCGCATTATTGGCGATACACATGTAGAAGAACGCCCCCAAGAAGTCTTATCCTTTATGGAAAACAATGACCTTCTTATTGTGACAAAAGCCAATAGCCGCTCAAAAATCCACCGTCCTATTTGGTTAGATTATATTGGAATTAAAATTTTTAATAAAGAAGGGCGTGTATGTGGAGAATTACGCATTGTAGGATTGTTCACATCTTCTGCTTATACCCGCTCTGTTTTGCAAATCCCTTTCTTAAAAGAAAAAGCACAAACCATTATTCAACGCCTTGGATATAATCAGGCTGACTATTCTGGAAAAGCACTTATTAATGTTTTAGAAACTTATCCAAGAGATGAAATGTTTCGCTCTGATGTTGATACGCTCACAGAAAATGCTGAACTTATTTTACAATTAGATGAACGCCCACGTTTGCGCGTACTTGCTCATACTGATTCTTTTGGCCGCTTTATTTCCATACTTGTTTACGTACCGCGCGACCAATACAGTAGCAATATTCCTGAAAAAATTGGCACGTATTTTGTCGATATTTATGAAGGTGATTTTTTTGAATCTTATCCACTCTTCTTAGAAAGCACACTCATCCGCATTCATTATATCATTCACCGCAAAGGAAACAACAGCGTTCCTGCTATTGAACGCACCACACTTGAACAACACATTCGTTCAATAACAAGAAATTGGGAAGATAATGTTCAAGCTGTGGCGCTTGCCCACAAAGCAACAGAACAACAAACGCTTCTAGCAAGCCAATTCCCAAACAGTTATCGCGACTTATTTTCAGCTGAAGATGCCATTGTAGATGCAGATCATATTTTAAGCCTTAATGATGAAAAGCCACTTTTTGTCACTTTTTATCACACCCATCATAAAGAAAAACACAATATTGCTCTTAGACTCTTTCATCGCCACGAAGCACTTGCCCTTTCTATACGTGTACCACTTCTTGAAAATATGGGCTTTCGCGTCATTGCTGAACAAACACTTGAATTACCAGATGGGCATGGGAAATATGTGTATCTTCATGATATGCTGCTAGAAAGTGCTTTCCAAACTTGTATTGATCTTAATAAAAATGGTCAAAAACATGCTGAAACCTTTGAAGCCATTTGGGCTAAAGATGCTGATGATGATGCCTTTAATGCCTTAACACAAACGGCTCAACTTGATTGGCGTGAAATTGTTATTTTGCGCCATTACGGGCGCTATCTCCAGCAAGCTGGAATTCCCTATTCACAAAAACGTGTCGCTCAAACCTTAAATGCTTATCCTGACATTACCAAAGATCTTTACGCTTTATTTCATTTGAAATTTCATCCAAGCCACAAAGAAAAAGAACGGCAAAACAACGAACAAATCATTCAACAACGTATTGAAGAAAAATTGCAGATGGTTCCCAATTTGGATGATGATCTCATTTTACGTCGTTATCGCAATCTTATTGCCGCAAGTTTACGGACTAATGCTTTTGTCCCCCTTCCAAATGGCAACCCACGGCGTATTTTGGCAACCAAGCTAGACCCACGCCAAATTGAAGGCTTACCTGAACCACGCCCTTATCGAGAAATTTTTGTTTACGGACCAGAAGTAGAAGGGGTTCATTTGCGCTTTGGCCCTATTGCCCGTGGCGGCATTCGTTGGTCTGATCGCGCATTAGATTACCGCACTGAAGTGTTAGATTTAGTTAAAGCCCAACAGGTTAAAAATGCAGTTATTGTCCCTGTGGGTGCAAAAGGTGGCTTCTATCCCCACCACCTTCCCAAAACAGACGATCGCGCTGTGGTGGCAGAAGCGGCACGACAAGCTTATATTGACTATATCACAGCGCTGCTTTCCATTACTGATAATCTCATCAACAGCAAAATAAGTGCCCCCACAAATGTGATTCGCCATGATGGTGATGATCCTTATTTTGTTGTTGCTGCAGACAAAGGTACAGCAACTTTTTCTGATACGGCAAACGCAATCAGTCAAGCGGATAATTTTTGGCTTGATGATGCTTTTGCTTCTGGAGGATCAGCAGGTTATGACCATAAAGCCATTGGAATCACAGCTAAAGGTGCTTGGGAAGCCGTCAAAAGACATTTTCGGGAATTGTTTGATCATAACATTCAAACAACCCCCTTTAGTTGTGTCGGCGTTGGTGATATGTCGGGAGATGTCTTTGGCAATGGAATGTTACTGTCCAAACAAACAAAGCTTATCGCTGCTTTCGATCACCGCGATATTTTCATTGATCCAGAACCTAATATAGCTGAAAGCTACGCAGAGCGTATGCGCCTATTTCAGCTCCCCCGCTCAAGTTGGCAAGATTACGACAAAGCAAAATTGTCAAAAGGTGGTGGTATTTTTTCACGAGCAGCCAAAACCATTACTCTTTCTCCTGAAGCTGCACAAGCCATTGGTTTTGAAAAACAAACAGGAACACCCTTTGAAATCATTACAGCTATTTTAAAAGCTCCTGTTGATCTTTTATGGTTTGGGGGCATTGGTACTTATATACGTGCAACAACAGAAACCGATGCTCAAGTGGGCGATCGTGCTAATGACGCGCTTCGCATTACCGGTGAGCAAGTACGTGCTAAAGTTATTGGTGAAGGAGCCAATCTTGGTCTCACCCAACGTGGTCGTATTGAATATGTCTTAAATGGTGGGCGGTGTAATACTGATGCTATTGACAATTCCGCAGGGGTCAATTGTTCTGATCTTGAAGTTAATATTAAAATCGTTCTTGCATCAGCAATGCGTGCTCAAATGCTTACGCGTAAAGCACGTGATACGCTTTTAAAACAAATGACACCACAAGTTGAACAATTAGTTCTACGCAACAATTATCTGCAAACTCTTGCCCTCTCTTTAGCTGAAAATCGTGGCATTATTGACCTGCCTTACCAAGCACGCTTTATACACGATTTAGAACAGAAAAAACTGCTCGATCGCAGGGTTGAAATTCTGCCTGATGATCAAATTTTGCGCCAAAGAATGGATCAGGGTCAAAGTCTTACACGCCCAGAACTTGCTGTTATTTTGGCTTATGCTAAATTAACACTGCAAGAAGAAATCACTAGCAATTCCATTGTTGACAATCGCTATTTCGACGCAACCTTGTTAAATTATTTTCCAACCCAGCTTCAAAAAAGTTTTAAGAACGAAATTATTGATCACCAATTGCGTCGCGATATTATTGCCACTCTCATCGCCAATGATATTGTTAATCGTGGAGGACCTACTTTCGTCAGTCGTCTGCAAGACAAAACAGGGCAAAAAGTTGAAAATATTATTCGTGTTTTCATTGCTATTCGTGATGGGTTTGAAATTCCTCAGCTTTCTGACCAAATTGATAATCTTGACAATAAAATACCTGGTCTTGTCCAAAATAAATTTTATGCAGCAATCACCTCAATGCTCTTTGAAACAACCAATTGGGGATTGCTCAATATCGATTTATCTGTGCCATTAGAAGAGCTTGTAACAACAATTCAACAAGCGCGTAAAACCATTGAAAAACAGCTTACGCACTCCAACAACAAAGATATACATGAAAAAATTGCAGAAAAAATCGCATTATATAGCGAACAAGGGATACCTAACACTTTAGCAAAACAATTAGCTCTCCTTGAAACTGCCCCAATGATTTGTGATATTTCGTTAATCGCAAAACAAAGCCAAAGTGATCTTACTAAAACTGCAAAAATCTATTTTTCATTGACTCAAATTATTCGCGTAAACCGTATTAATGAAGCCAGTCAAACAATTCCTGTTCTTGATTATTATGATGGTATGGTCTTAAGCCAAGCTAAAGAAAATATTGCTGAAAATGTGCGGCGAATTGTTATAAAAATCTTAAAAAACTATGGTGATAAAAATGATCCGCTTGCAGCATGGCTCAAAACAGAAGAAGACAAAATTTGCGATGTAACAAACCGAATTGGTGCACTTATTGAAAACGATCTTAATATTTCTCGCTTCATCTTTGCTGCCAACATGATTGCCCAGCTCAAAAATATTGCTTTCCAAACTTAA
- the ffh gene encoding signal recognition particle protein translates to MFESLQERLGSILSNLTGRGALSDQDVTTALREIRRALLEADVALDVVRSFTDKVREKAVGSAIVKSIKPGQMVVKIVHDELVSMLGDEAVLSDLNAPAPVVIMLIGLQGSGKTTTTAKLAKRLTDKHNKKVLMASLDTRRPAAQEQLRQLGEQAQLASLPIISGQSAIDITARAVQAAKLGGYDVLLLDTAGRNHLDDALMIELAEIKALSLSHEIMLVADSLTGQDAVHLARSFDERIGLTGIILTRMDSDGRGGAALSMRAVTGKPIKAIGVGEKIDALEEFHPRRIADRILGMGDIVSLVEKTAEAIDHEKAMNFAKKMQAGKFDLNDLAEQLQKMKKLGGMGSIMGMMPGLGKMKDQIAAAGLNDHLLNRQLAIISSMTCAERANPEILKHSRKQRIAKGSGTSAADINKLLKMHRQMADVMKAMGGKGKGGLMGKMLGGLGSKLGFGAGGVPGDMPNLSGIDPAQLSVLQKQIKNGNLGKKLPGLPQSGLPFPGLSSGFSGNEEKLPPLPKKKS, encoded by the coding sequence ATGTTTGAATCCTTGCAGGAACGTCTTGGTTCCATTCTGTCTAATTTGACAGGGCGTGGTGCGTTGTCGGATCAGGATGTTACAACAGCGCTGCGTGAGATTCGTCGTGCTTTGTTGGAAGCTGATGTTGCACTGGATGTGGTGCGTTCTTTCACGGATAAGGTTCGTGAAAAAGCTGTTGGCTCTGCTATTGTTAAATCTATTAAACCTGGCCAAATGGTTGTTAAGATTGTTCACGATGAACTTGTGAGCATGTTGGGTGATGAGGCTGTCCTTAGTGATTTAAACGCACCAGCACCGGTTGTTATCATGCTTATTGGTTTGCAAGGTTCGGGAAAAACAACTACGACAGCAAAGCTTGCAAAGCGTTTAACCGACAAGCACAATAAAAAAGTTTTAATGGCGTCATTGGATACGCGCCGTCCCGCAGCGCAAGAACAGCTTCGTCAATTAGGAGAGCAGGCGCAACTTGCAAGTTTACCTATTATTTCTGGTCAATCTGCTATTGATATTACTGCACGGGCAGTACAGGCAGCAAAATTGGGTGGTTATGATGTTTTGCTTCTTGATACGGCAGGACGTAATCACCTTGATGATGCTTTGATGATTGAATTGGCTGAGATCAAGGCGTTGTCTCTTTCTCATGAAATTATGTTGGTTGCTGATAGTCTTACCGGTCAAGATGCTGTTCATCTTGCGCGTTCTTTTGATGAACGTATAGGCCTTACAGGGATTATTTTAACACGAATGGATAGTGATGGCCGCGGTGGTGCGGCTCTTTCAATGCGCGCTGTTACAGGAAAGCCGATCAAGGCGATTGGGGTTGGTGAAAAAATAGATGCTTTGGAAGAATTTCACCCTCGTCGTATTGCAGATCGTATCCTTGGCATGGGAGATATTGTTTCTTTAGTTGAAAAGACTGCTGAAGCGATTGATCATGAAAAGGCGATGAATTTTGCAAAAAAAATGCAGGCTGGAAAATTCGACCTTAATGATCTTGCAGAGCAGTTACAGAAAATGAAAAAACTTGGGGGTATGGGCAGCATTATGGGAATGATGCCGGGGTTGGGAAAGATGAAGGATCAAATAGCAGCTGCAGGTCTTAATGATCATCTTTTGAACCGTCAATTGGCTATTATTTCGTCAATGACATGTGCAGAGCGTGCTAATCCTGAGATTTTGAAACATAGCCGTAAACAAAGAATCGCTAAAGGATCTGGTACGAGTGCGGCTGATATTAATAAGCTTTTAAAAATGCACCGTCAAATGGCTGATGTGATGAAAGCTATGGGGGGGAAAGGCAAGGGCGGTTTGATGGGAAAAATGTTAGGAGGGCTTGGTTCTAAACTAGGATTTGGGGCTGGAGGTGTTCCTGGTGATATGCCTAATTTATCGGGAATTGATCCAGCCCAGTTATCGGTGTTACAAAAGCAAATTAAAAATGGTAATTTAGGCAAGAAATTACCTGGTCTTCCTCAGAGTGGATTACCATTTCCGGGGCTTTCTAGTGGTTTTTCTGGGAATGAAGAAAAGTTACCTCCGCTTCCTAAGAAGAAATCGTAA
- a CDS encoding DUF1674 domain-containing protein, translated as MDQKNKTIKQDVTKQNAASLKQRPLPPEAQRALKEAAQRRKQALHENMPLENGGRGGKDPARYGDWEIKGRAIDF; from the coding sequence ATGGACCAAAAAAACAAGACAATAAAACAAGATGTAACAAAACAAAATGCAGCTTCCCTTAAACAACGCCCCCTTCCTCCAGAAGCACAACGTGCCCTTAAAGAAGCTGCACAAAGACGTAAACAAGCACTCCATGAAAATATGCCTTTGGAAAATGGTGGGCGCGGCGGGAAAGACCCAGCACGCTATGGAGACTGGGAAATTAAAGGCCGCGCTATTGACTTTTAA
- a CDS encoding chorismate mutase: MQKKVPNNLAHLRISIDNFGVALVCILAKYFYYIQAVGGVKARYNLPTVYVTCKKSQAISLQQLGVDNCRDPDFAEKFLNFITKSDSSYNYC; the protein is encoded by the coding sequence ATGCAGAAGAAAGTACCAAATAATTTGGCGCATTTACGAATATCTATTGATAATTTCGGTGTGGCACTGGTTTGTATTTTGGCAAAATACTTTTATTATATACAAGCAGTTGGGGGGGTAAAAGCTCGTTATAATTTACCTACAGTTTATGTAACGTGTAAAAAAAGTCAGGCTATAAGTCTGCAGCAATTGGGTGTAGACAATTGTCGTGATCCTGATTTTGCTGAAAAATTTTTAAATTTCATTACTAAAAGTGATTCATCATATAATTATTGCTAA
- a CDS encoding carbonic anhydrase, which translates to MTDLPERLLNGYRSFMANNFSQQAARYRQLAEEGQKPEIMMIACCDSRAAPETIFDASPGEIFVMRNVANFVPPFCPGDQYDATAAAIEFAVQSLKVKHVVILGHGRCGGINIVLDEVYKPLSSNNCMGLWMDLLVSVGKETCCRESMSETERQAALEHFSIRYSLRNLETFPWLKERKDQGLLTVHGAWFDISNGELWSLEKKTGRFMRVEEKLLT; encoded by the coding sequence ATGACAGATTTACCAGAAAGACTTTTAAATGGTTATCGGTCCTTTATGGCCAATAATTTTTCGCAGCAGGCGGCGCGTTATCGGCAATTAGCAGAGGAAGGGCAAAAGCCTGAAATTATGATGATTGCGTGTTGTGATTCACGTGCAGCGCCAGAAACGATTTTTGATGCCAGCCCTGGTGAAATTTTTGTTATGCGCAATGTGGCAAATTTTGTCCCACCTTTTTGTCCTGGTGATCAATATGATGCAACAGCAGCAGCAATTGAGTTTGCGGTGCAGTCATTGAAAGTTAAACATGTTGTTATTTTAGGTCATGGGCGTTGTGGGGGAATTAATATTGTTCTTGATGAGGTGTACAAGCCTTTGTCATCGAATAATTGTATGGGGCTATGGATGGATCTTTTGGTCTCTGTAGGAAAAGAGACTTGCTGCCGTGAATCGATGAGTGAAACAGAGCGACAGGCTGCGTTGGAGCATTTTTCTATTCGTTATTCGTTGAGGAATTTGGAGACATTTCCATGGTTAAAAGAACGTAAAGATCAGGGGCTTTTGACAGTACATGGCGCTTGGTTTGATATTTCAAACGGTGAATTGTGGAGCTTAGAGAAAAAAACGGGGCGTTTTATGCGCGTTGAAGAAAAGTTGCTTACTTGA
- a CDS encoding glutamine amidotransferase, with amino-acid sequence MCLGKKQKSKKPRIAVVLHCQSSYTGRLGQFLKQNGFMLDLYCPIVGQKLPNTLEHYAGVVILGGPMSVNDREEYIREEINWISLSIKEDKPFLGICLGAQMLAQNLGGRVCARSDKIVEIGWYPLEATPQGKAIMDWPEMVYNFHDEGIYDLPKEAVLLASSQTYPVQAFRYGNSAWGLQFHAELTRTMMQRLVARSAKKLTKKGAQPTYLHLQGHLMYDKILRQWFKNALQQIFCVK; translated from the coding sequence ATGTGTCTTGGTAAAAAACAAAAAAGTAAAAAACCAAGAATTGCAGTGGTTTTACATTGTCAATCTTCATACACTGGTCGTTTGGGACAATTTCTGAAACAAAACGGTTTTATGCTTGATCTTTACTGTCCTATTGTAGGACAAAAACTTCCCAATACATTGGAACATTACGCAGGTGTTGTCATTTTAGGTGGCCCGATGAGTGTCAATGACAGGGAAGAATATATTCGTGAGGAGATTAATTGGATTTCTTTGTCTATAAAAGAGGATAAACCTTTTTTAGGTATCTGTCTTGGAGCACAAATGTTAGCGCAAAATTTGGGTGGGCGTGTTTGTGCGAGAAGTGATAAAATTGTTGAAATCGGTTGGTATCCATTGGAAGCAACACCTCAAGGTAAAGCGATTATGGATTGGCCTGAAATGGTTTATAATTTTCATGATGAAGGTATTTATGATTTACCTAAAGAGGCAGTTCTTTTAGCAAGTAGTCAAACATACCCTGTACAAGCCTTTCGTTATGGAAATAGTGCGTGGGGTTTGCAATTTCATGCCGAATTAACACGGACTATGATGCAGCGTTTAGTGGCGCGTTCAGCTAAAAAATTGACTAAAAAAGGCGCTCAGCCTACCTATTTACATTTACAAGGCCACTTAATGTATGACAAGATTTTGCGCCAGTGGTTTAAAAATGCATTGCAACAGATTTTTTGTGTTAAATAA